A DNA window from Tenuifilaceae bacterium CYCD contains the following coding sequences:
- a CDS encoding succinate dehydrogenase, which yields MNIKLKIWRQKNAKSKGRFETYQLNDVAEDMSFLEMLDYLNGTLIKNGKEPVAFDHDCREGICGSCGIYINGRPHGNDHRTTTCELRMRLFKDGDTVTLEPWRSASFPVVKDLVVDRSAFDKITNAGGYISVNAGAAQDANAIPVPKHNADVAFDTASCVGCGACVAACKNASAMLFVAAKVTHLAQFPQGRIEAVERIKSMVAKMDELGFGSCTNTRACEAECPKGISISTIAKLNREFISAKIKD from the coding sequence ATGAACATTAAACTCAAAATATGGCGACAAAAAAATGCTAAGAGCAAAGGTCGCTTCGAAACATACCAACTTAACGATGTTGCCGAGGATATGTCGTTCCTCGAAATGCTCGACTACCTGAACGGAACACTTATTAAAAATGGCAAAGAGCCAGTGGCATTCGACCACGATTGCCGCGAGGGTATTTGCGGTTCCTGCGGAATATACATCAATGGTCGCCCCCACGGAAACGACCACCGCACCACCACCTGCGAGCTTCGTATGAGACTTTTCAAGGATGGCGATACCGTTACGCTTGAACCTTGGCGTTCAGCATCGTTCCCCGTTGTTAAGGATTTGGTTGTTGACCGTTCAGCGTTCGATAAGATTACCAATGCCGGTGGCTATATCAGCGTAAACGCTGGCGCAGCACAGGATGCCAACGCAATTCCGGTTCCAAAGCACAACGCCGACGTTGCTTTCGATACTGCATCGTGTGTTGGATGCGGAGCGTGCGTGGCCGCTTGTAAGAATGCTTCGGCAATGCTGTTTGTGGCCGCCAAGGTAACTCACCTTGCACAGTTCCCTCAGGGGCGAATTGAGGCTGTTGAAAGGATAAAGAGCATGGTGGCCAAAATGGATGAACTTGGTTTTGGAAGTTGCACCAACACGCGCGCTTGCGAGGCCGAGTGTCCGAAAGGAATATCTATAAGCACAATTGCCAAACTGAACAGGGAATTTATCTCTGCCAAAATCAAAGATTAA